The Neorhizobium sp. NCHU2750 genome contains the following window.
GAGCAGGCCGAATACTGGGGCTCGCAGTCGAAGGACCGGCAGGGTTCACGCAATTATGCCGGTATCGCCGACCCGGCAGTCGATATCTTGATCCATAAGATCGTCTTTGCGCCGGACCGTGAGGATCAGATTGCCGCGGTCAGGGCGATGGACCGCGTCCTTCTGGCCAATCATTACGTCGTGCCGGTCTTCTATTCGGGCGAGGAGAAGATTGCCTATTGGAACCGGATCGCACATCCGCAAACGCTGCCGGAATACGGGATAGGGTTCCCGGATGCATGGTTTGCCAAGGATCAGGCCAAGTAAGGTGCTTGCGCCTTGCCTGCCCAACTGTTCCAAATGGCCGGATTGATTCGCTTGAAAACGAAGGAAGCCCGTTTGAGCCTTGAGCTGCCTCACGGTGACATGCCGGAACTGTTCGGCCCGGATTTGAACGGCGGAGCACGCTGATGGGCGCCTATATTCTTCGCCGCCTGCTGTTGATGATCCCGACTATCGTCGGCATCATGGCGATCTCGTTTCTCGTCGTGCAATTTGCCCCCGGCGGTCCGGTCGAACAAGTGATTGCTCAGATCCAGGGGCAGGATTCGGGCGACAGGCTTTCCGGTGCCAATAGTGACCTGATGGCACAGGGCGCCAACAGCGAATCCAACTATCGCGGTGCGCAGGGTCTCGATCCGGAATTCATCAAGAAGCTCGAAAAGCAGTTCGGTTTCGACAAGCCGCCGCTCACTCGCTTCCTCGACATGATGTGGAACTATATCCGCTTCGATTTCGGCGAGAGCTTCTTCCGCAACACCTCGGTGATCGATCTGATCATCGACAAGCTGCCGGTCTCCATGTCGCTCGGCTTCTGGATCCTGATCGTGTCCTACCTCATCTCCATCCCGCTCGGCATCCGCAAGGCGGTGAAGGATGGATCGAGCTTCGACATCTGGACGTCCGGCGTCATCATCGTCGGTTATGCGGTGCCGAGCTTCCTCTTTGGCATCCTCTTGATCGTGCTGTTTGCCGGCGGTTCCTTCTTCGACTGGTTCCCGCTGCGTGGCCTCGTTTCCGACAATTTCGACGATCTCACCTGGTATCAGAAGATCGGCGACTATTTCTGGCATCTCACCCTGCCGCTGATCGCCATGTCGCTCTCGGCCTTTGCCACGACGACGCTGTTGACCAAGAACTCCTTCATCGACGAGATCAAGAAACAGTATGTCACGACGGCGCGCGCCAAGGGCCTGAACGAGCGGCAGGTGCTGTATGGCCATGTCTTCCGCAACGCCATGCTGATCGTCATCGCCGGCTTCCCCGGCGCCTTCATCTCGGCCTTCTTCACCGGTTCGCTGCTGATCGAGAACATCTTCTCGCTCGATGGCCTGGGAAGGCTTGGCTATCTGTCGATCGTCAATCGCGACTATCCGATCGTCTTCGGCACGCTCTACATCTTCTCGCTGATGGGCCTCGTCGTGAACCTGATCTCCGACCTGATCTATACCTGGATCGACCCGCGCATCGATTTCGAGCGGAGGGATGTCTGATGAACGCCCCCGCCGTAACCACGCCTGCCGAAACATCGGCACCCGCAAAGCGCCCCTTCCTGTCGCCGACGACGAAACGCCGGCTTGCCAATTTCCGCGCCAACAAGCGCGGCTTCTCGTCCTTCTGGCTCTTCATGATCCTGTTCGTGCTGAGCCTGTTTGCCGAATTCATCGCCAATGACCGCCCGATCATCGCCTCGTACAAGGGCGAGATCCTCTATCCGGTGCTGGTCGATTACCCGGAAGAAAAGTTCGGCGGCTTTCTCGCGACCACCGACTATCGCTCTGATTACATCCAGCAGGAAATCAACGCCCATGGCTGGATGATCTGGCCGCCGATCCGTTATTCCTACCAGACGGTCAATTCGCAGATCCCCCATTCGGCGCCGACCGAACCCTTCTGGCTGATGCCGAAGGCCGATCGCTGCAAGGCCTATCCGGAAGGCGACAAGGACCCGAACTGCATTACCGGCAATCTCAACTGGCTCGGAACCGACGATCAGGCACGCGATGTCATGGCGCGGATGATCTATGGTTTCCGCATCTCCGTTCTGTTCGGCCTGGCACTCACCATCTGCTCGGCGGTCATCGGCGTCGGTGCCGGTGCCGTGCAGGGCTATTTCGGCGGTTGGACCGATCTTCTGATGCAGCGTTTCATCGAGATCTGGTCGGCCATGCCGGTTCTCTACATCCTGCTGATCATCGCCTCCATCCTGCCGCCCGGCTTCTTCATCCTGCTCGGCATATTGCTGCTCTTCTCCTGGGTCAGCCTTGTCGGTGTCGTCAGGGCGGAGTTTCTGCGCGCCCGCAATTTCGAATATGTCAGGGCCGCCCGCGCGCTCGGTGTCGGCAACTGGACGATCATGGTTCGCCACCTCCTGCCCAACGCCATGGTGGCGACGCTCACTTTCCTGCCCTTCATCCTGTCGGGGTCGATCGCGACGCTCACCTCGCTCGACTTCTTGGGCTTCGGCATGCCGCCCGGTTCG
Protein-coding sequences here:
- a CDS encoding ABC transporter permease; the encoded protein is MNAPAVTTPAETSAPAKRPFLSPTTKRRLANFRANKRGFSSFWLFMILFVLSLFAEFIANDRPIIASYKGEILYPVLVDYPEEKFGGFLATTDYRSDYIQQEINAHGWMIWPPIRYSYQTVNSQIPHSAPTEPFWLMPKADRCKAYPEGDKDPNCITGNLNWLGTDDQARDVMARMIYGFRISVLFGLALTICSAVIGVGAGAVQGYFGGWTDLLMQRFIEIWSAMPVLYILLIIASILPPGFFILLGILLLFSWVSLVGVVRAEFLRARNFEYVRAARALGVGNWTIMVRHLLPNAMVATLTFLPFILSGSIATLTSLDFLGFGMPPGSPSLGEMIAQGKNNLQAPWLGLTAFFTMSIMLSLLIFIGEAVRDAFDPRKTFR
- a CDS encoding microcin C ABC transporter permease YejB, whose amino-acid sequence is MGAYILRRLLLMIPTIVGIMAISFLVVQFAPGGPVEQVIAQIQGQDSGDRLSGANSDLMAQGANSESNYRGAQGLDPEFIKKLEKQFGFDKPPLTRFLDMMWNYIRFDFGESFFRNTSVIDLIIDKLPVSMSLGFWILIVSYLISIPLGIRKAVKDGSSFDIWTSGVIIVGYAVPSFLFGILLIVLFAGGSFFDWFPLRGLVSDNFDDLTWYQKIGDYFWHLTLPLIAMSLSAFATTTLLTKNSFIDEIKKQYVTTARAKGLNERQVLYGHVFRNAMLIVIAGFPGAFISAFFTGSLLIENIFSLDGLGRLGYLSIVNRDYPIVFGTLYIFSLMGLVVNLISDLIYTWIDPRIDFERRDV